The following are from one region of the Eubacterium sp. MSJ-33 genome:
- a CDS encoding DegT/DnrJ/EryC1/StrS family aminotransferase, with protein sequence MTELEQAISEKFHRPYAVFTGNGTTAMYLAFQALELQAKKVLFPGISCTNPVNAAIFAGYEVDFCDINLKDYTIDTDELERLLRTGQYGIVVPTHIYGHRYDEEKVRDLCREYQAVLFEDAAQSFYVSESADLSVMSFGHTKVCDTPLGGGVILTADAHLAEKIAGGRMKLEDKQSLPDTLFDEYRERYYAITKAGLTWEEHNKRLRELQLDSRQYFIYDLQDNPAIIKELKVMEETVENRRQKALIYENELQKPYVIQAKKDDLFCWRYTFLYKGNRDELLKRTRERDIDISSWYVSLAGIYKGEHLKNSDELEKRVVNLWVDASHGVKKIREDIASINRIMEEEYAG encoded by the coding sequence ATGACGGAACTGGAGCAGGCAATCAGTGAGAAATTTCATAGACCCTATGCAGTTTTTACGGGAAATGGAACAACCGCGATGTATCTGGCATTTCAGGCATTGGAGCTTCAAGCGAAGAAAGTTTTGTTCCCGGGGATTTCGTGTACGAACCCGGTAAATGCTGCTATTTTTGCGGGATACGAGGTCGATTTTTGCGATATCAATCTGAAAGATTATACTATTGATACAGATGAATTAGAGCGATTGCTTCGGACAGGACAGTATGGAATTGTGGTGCCTACACATATTTATGGACATCGATATGATGAAGAGAAAGTCCGGGATTTGTGCAGGGAATATCAAGCAGTGTTGTTTGAAGATGCAGCACAATCTTTTTATGTGAGTGAATCAGCAGATTTGTCAGTGATGAGTTTTGGACATACGAAGGTATGTGATACACCGCTTGGTGGAGGCGTGATTTTGACAGCGGATGCACATCTGGCGGAAAAGATAGCCGGGGGGCGTATGAAATTAGAAGATAAACAAAGTCTGCCGGATACATTATTTGATGAATATCGAGAACGGTATTACGCTATTACGAAAGCAGGATTGACCTGGGAAGAACACAACAAACGACTGAGAGAATTGCAGCTTGATAGCCGACAGTATTTTATATATGATCTGCAGGATAATCCGGCTATTATTAAAGAATTGAAAGTGATGGAGGAGACGGTTGAGAATCGACGACAAAAGGCACTTATCTATGAAAATGAGCTGCAGAAACCATATGTGATTCAGGCGAAGAAAGATGATCTTTTCTGCTGGCGGTATACGTTTTTGTATAAGGGAAATCGTGATGAACTTTTGAAACGCACGCGGGAAAGAGATATTGATATCAGCAGCTGGTATGTGTCTCTGGCGGGAATCTATAAAGGTGAGCATTTAAAGAATTCGGATGAATTGGAGAAGCGGGTTGTGAACTTGTGGGTGGATGCCTCGCATGGAGTAAAAAAGATTCGGGAGGACATTGCCTCGATCAACCGGATTATGGAGGAAGAATATGCAGGATAG
- the flgN gene encoding flagellar export chaperone FlgN, which yields MEQTGTYVKILRESLERKQRYLTELLQLTNEQSMIAAAEKFDDARFSEIVDKKDILIDNINEIDKGFSAVYDRVRTEIQADPGSYRTDLKAIQELIRTCVDLGMQIEAVEERNRAAMEQVFATKFQGVRQMKQSKTVANKYYKSMANGMVNDSLLYDKKK from the coding sequence ATGGAACAGACCGGAACCTATGTGAAGATTCTGCGTGAATCATTGGAGCGAAAGCAGAGATATCTGACAGAGCTGTTGCAGCTTACAAATGAACAGTCGATGATTGCGGCAGCAGAGAAGTTTGACGATGCCCGATTCTCTGAAATCGTTGATAAGAAGGATATCTTGATTGACAATATCAACGAGATCGACAAGGGTTTCTCCGCAGTCTACGACCGTGTGCGGACGGAGATACAGGCAGATCCGGGTTCCTACCGGACAGATCTGAAGGCGATACAGGAGTTGATCCGCACCTGCGTGGATCTGGGGATGCAGATCGAAGCAGTGGAGGAACGAAACCGTGCGGCGATGGAACAAGTATTCGCTACGAAATTCCAAGGCGTGCGTCAGATGAAGCAGTCCAAAACTGTTGCAAATAAGTACTATAAGTCGATGGCAAACGGCATGGTAAATGACTCTTTGCTCTATGATAAAAAGAAATAA
- the pseB gene encoding UDP-N-acetylglucosamine 4,6-dehydratase (inverting) → MLNGKNILITGGTGSFGNHFVDYVLEHYKPNKIIIYSRDEYKQFIMANKYKEHKDVLRFFIGDVRDKARFTRALNDVDYVIHAAAMKQVPACEYNPIEAVKTNINGAMNIVDAVLDSPSVKRVVALSTDKAVNPINLYGGTKLVSDKLFIAANAYVGNRDLNFSVVRYGNVAGSRGSVIPFFQNLIDKGERALPITDYRMTRFWIDLEQGVELVIKALSEARGGETFISKIPSFKITDLAQAMLPGCEMPEVGIREGEKLHEVMVTREDSMTTYEYDKHYIIYPHFDWWKDRGNVTGTKVEQGFEYSSGKNTEWLDVEALKERLKKMKG, encoded by the coding sequence ATGCTGAATGGAAAAAATATCTTGATTACCGGAGGAACCGGATCTTTTGGCAATCATTTTGTCGATTATGTGTTGGAGCATTATAAGCCAAATAAAATTATCATATATTCCCGCGATGAATACAAGCAGTTCATCATGGCGAACAAATATAAGGAGCATAAGGATGTGCTTCGATTCTTTATCGGAGATGTGCGGGATAAGGCGCGGTTTACGCGTGCGTTAAATGACGTGGATTACGTGATTCATGCAGCGGCGATGAAGCAGGTGCCGGCGTGTGAATATAACCCGATTGAGGCGGTTAAGACGAATATCAATGGAGCTATGAATATCGTGGATGCGGTATTGGATTCTCCATCCGTGAAGCGGGTGGTGGCACTCTCTACAGACAAGGCGGTCAATCCAATCAATCTGTATGGAGGAACAAAGCTGGTATCCGATAAGTTATTTATCGCAGCAAATGCATATGTGGGAAATCGGGATTTGAATTTCTCGGTTGTGCGTTACGGAAACGTAGCAGGCAGCAGAGGCTCGGTAATTCCGTTCTTCCAGAACCTGATTGATAAGGGAGAACGTGCACTTCCGATCACAGATTATCGTATGACACGGTTCTGGATCGATCTGGAGCAGGGTGTAGAGCTTGTTATTAAGGCTTTGTCTGAGGCAAGAGGTGGTGAGACTTTCATATCGAAGATCCCATCCTTCAAGATTACGGATCTGGCACAGGCGATGCTGCCGGGCTGTGAGATGCCGGAGGTTGGAATCCGGGAAGGCGAAAAACTGCATGAGGTTATGGTAACAAGGGAAGATTCCATGACGACATATGAGTATGATAAGCACTATATCATTTATCCGCATTTCGATTGGTGGAAAGATCGTGGAAATGTAACAGGAACGAAAGTAGAACAGGGATTTGAATATAGTTCGGGCAAAAATACCGAATGGCTGGATGTAGAGGCATTGAAAGAACGGCTGAAGAAGATGAAGGGATAA
- a CDS encoding flagellar protein FlaG, which translates to MGMDGIGGVGALNVSSQTRVTRPQAETVDVNTGSTANQQVQVASLPPVGGKANSNNNSQQNGQDRGAVQTDKEVAPDKIKAAVDDLNKTVKQASPLHHTQLSFKYHEDTNRISITVTDSDTDEVIREIPPEKTLDMLAKAWEMAGLLVDERR; encoded by the coding sequence ATGGGAATGGATGGAATCGGAGGCGTAGGAGCCTTAAATGTAAGTTCACAGACACGTGTGACGCGTCCACAGGCTGAGACCGTTGACGTGAATACAGGAAGCACTGCAAATCAACAGGTGCAGGTAGCAAGCTTACCACCGGTCGGCGGCAAGGCGAACAGCAACAATAACAGCCAGCAGAATGGTCAGGATCGCGGCGCGGTACAGACCGATAAAGAGGTTGCACCGGACAAGATCAAGGCAGCGGTTGATGATCTGAACAAGACCGTAAAGCAGGCAAGTCCATTGCACCACACGCAGTTAAGCTTTAAGTACCATGAGGATACAAACCGTATTTCCATCACGGTTACAGACAGCGATACAGACGAAGTAATCCGAGAGATTCCGCCGGAGAAAACGCTCGACATGCTGGCAAAGGCATGGGAGATGGCAGGTCTTCTGGTAGATGAGAGAAGATAG
- the fliS gene encoding flagellar export chaperone FliS: MAYNTAAKAYGNNRIETATPAELTLMLYEGAVKFCNIAIVALEKKDYEKTNANIQKCRNIIVELTSTLNMKYPVAEDFKRMYDYIFALLVEANMKKDMELLNRALEELRGMRDVWKEVMKKAKGPQLSLS, encoded by the coding sequence ATGGCATATAATACAGCGGCAAAAGCATATGGAAATAACCGAATTGAGACAGCGACACCGGCAGAGCTTACCTTGATGCTCTATGAAGGCGCGGTGAAGTTTTGCAACATCGCAATCGTGGCGCTCGAGAAGAAGGACTATGAGAAAACGAATGCGAATATCCAGAAGTGTCGGAATATCATAGTGGAACTCACATCCACATTGAATATGAAGTATCCTGTCGCAGAGGACTTCAAGCGGATGTATGATTATATATTCGCACTTCTTGTAGAGGCGAATATGAAGAAGGACATGGAGCTTCTGAATCGCGCACTCGAGGAGCTTCGTGGGATGCGTGATGTGTGGAAAGAGGTTATGAAGAAGGCCAAAGGTCCTCAGTTATCACTCAGCTAG
- a CDS encoding motility associated factor glycosyltransferase family protein, with amino-acid sequence MIYEQNLRQLESAHYDIYEKISEPDFTWDEERAQMEYAKNGEPVLIYISDDGSKEYLSSRYNPTREAEKYMEDSVDLPEKATLVLMGFGNGAHIREFMSKSTRDDTNCIVFEPSRDIFMRVLHDIDITDILEDKRVHIVVNEINDEMAGIYADIYIYSENQKTNKHISLPKYRQLFSEPCNQFLEILKNRYEDIEVEKNTIRVYGEQAAYNGIQNLCYLPGCYSSAEYIGKFPKELPGIVVAAGPSLEKNVELLKKAKGHALIIAVDTAVKTVMRHGIIPDMVISIDNHKPVRHFEVAGLAKVPFLAEMAMNTEVLEFLQPEKLIFYSADTPVWGKLFKEVGSEIRQIYAGGTVAIDAMANLVEWGFQTIIMVGQDLMLTDNKFHAGEGEIKDMSDLPYRVVKVKDIYGNDGYTTADFNIYIREIAKVAGRFDVRFIDATEGGALIENTEIMTLQEAIDTYCTKAYDIDGLVNDNRRLFVGSQKELPLQKLYEMKEHLSSMKESLERGIDACEQGRSLLEHKQYDIQKLKAVNAILEDVDAQYAEFDESVYVLKCEPMGYYEFEDAFYVVEDDHIQEAIRMYEKSSKYYQSIAEGISKALVMVDQAIARWKRMYDLK; translated from the coding sequence ATGATATATGAACAGAATTTAAGGCAATTAGAGTCCGCGCACTACGATATATATGAGAAAATAAGCGAACCGGATTTTACTTGGGATGAAGAACGGGCGCAGATGGAATATGCAAAAAATGGGGAACCGGTGCTTATATATATTTCGGATGATGGTTCGAAGGAATATCTGAGCTCTCGTTATAATCCGACGAGAGAAGCAGAAAAATATATGGAAGACAGCGTTGATTTGCCGGAAAAAGCGACGCTGGTGTTGATGGGATTTGGAAATGGTGCACATATTCGAGAATTTATGTCAAAATCAACGAGGGATGACACGAATTGTATCGTATTTGAACCGAGCAGGGATATATTCATGCGCGTCCTGCATGATATTGACATAACAGATATATTAGAAGATAAGAGAGTCCATATCGTGGTGAATGAGATAAATGATGAGATGGCTGGAATCTATGCGGATATATATATTTATTCGGAAAACCAGAAGACCAACAAGCATATTTCCCTGCCCAAATATCGACAGTTATTTTCGGAACCATGTAATCAGTTTCTGGAAATCTTAAAAAATAGATACGAAGATATCGAGGTTGAGAAAAATACGATACGCGTCTATGGAGAACAGGCAGCATATAATGGGATTCAAAATCTATGTTACCTGCCGGGGTGCTATAGCAGTGCGGAATACATAGGAAAGTTTCCGAAGGAACTGCCGGGAATTGTCGTTGCGGCAGGACCTTCTCTGGAAAAAAATGTGGAGCTGTTAAAAAAAGCAAAGGGACATGCTTTGATTATTGCCGTTGATACAGCGGTAAAGACGGTGATGCGTCATGGAATCATTCCGGATATGGTAATATCCATTGATAATCATAAACCAGTTCGACATTTTGAGGTTGCAGGATTGGCAAAGGTTCCTTTCTTAGCGGAAATGGCTATGAATACGGAGGTTTTGGAGTTCCTGCAGCCGGAAAAGCTTATCTTTTATTCGGCAGATACACCGGTGTGGGGTAAGCTGTTTAAAGAAGTGGGCAGCGAGATCCGACAGATCTATGCGGGAGGAACGGTTGCAATCGATGCGATGGCGAATCTGGTTGAATGGGGATTTCAGACAATTATCATGGTAGGACAGGATCTGATGCTGACGGACAATAAATTCCATGCCGGTGAAGGCGAGATAAAGGACATGTCAGACCTGCCATACAGAGTAGTAAAAGTAAAAGATATATATGGAAATGATGGTTATACGACTGCAGATTTCAATATTTATATTCGGGAGATAGCGAAGGTTGCCGGACGTTTTGATGTGAGATTTATAGATGCAACCGAAGGCGGTGCACTTATAGAGAATACAGAGATCATGACGCTGCAGGAGGCAATCGATACATATTGCACGAAAGCGTATGATATTGATGGTTTGGTAAATGATAATCGCCGCCTGTTTGTAGGATCGCAAAAGGAACTGCCACTGCAGAAACTGTACGAGATGAAAGAACATTTATCCAGTATGAAGGAATCTTTGGAACGTGGGATTGATGCCTGCGAGCAGGGACGCAGCTTGCTGGAACATAAGCAATATGATATACAGAAGCTAAAGGCAGTGAATGCAATTCTTGAGGACGTAGATGCCCAGTATGCGGAGTTTGATGAAAGCGTTTATGTATTGAAATGTGAACCGATGGGCTATTATGAGTTTGAGGATGCGTTTTACGTTGTCGAGGATGACCATATTCAGGAGGCTATCCGGATGTATGAAAAGTCTTCGAAGTATTACCAGAGTATCGCCGAAGGAATTTCCAAGGCACTGGTTATGGTCGATCAGGCGATTGCACGATGGAAGAGGATGTATGATCTGAAGTAG
- a CDS encoding motility associated factor glycosyltransferase family protein — MDKGQLYQLNQRLQYRCRCVVDVLRCQNYYTGMQYLKNIRTDLEQFVSCAIQDPDILGENMQLSLVQTLQAVMQAQENEDYILLADIIEMQLLTDLDMIQNNLRDQLAVFDDESEIWVKNIAWINKDTNLVDTAVRIQEVCKRQSDALGREIWTEQTNTGAKTLAAKDARGVYYFHSNVDPYYEARLFADWYYTPEKREYVVYGLGLGYHVEALLDMDESITIRVFEQDIKVIYYFLRSRLQNKILTNSHIEIMYDPEWKEFAKNLETNPVVVVHYPSLRHIGQKNIRERMEYMFIRDSGIRNQHNLMVSNFRENELRCIHNVDELQEQFQGKRAVIVAAGPSLDQNIDALKQKPSDILIISAGTVFHKLMQYGIGVDYVIVSDAQPTIRDQFCRDFDRKIPLLVLSTASKCVATEYAGEKYIIYQKDYPLSEDAARVKRCNTYETGGSVSTTALDVCLRLGCKSVAYIGLDLAYTESRRHAAGTTGVENIDTTDMKLVDGYELVDVDNIKHMQVASSHLFDMYRQWIEKRVSKASVPVFDATEGGSIIKGLEIITLKDYLQNN, encoded by the coding sequence ATGGACAAAGGTCAACTGTATCAATTAAATCAGCGGTTGCAATACCGGTGCCGGTGTGTGGTGGATGTATTAAGATGCCAGAACTATTATACAGGGATGCAATATCTGAAAAACATTCGAACAGATCTGGAACAGTTTGTCAGCTGTGCGATTCAGGATCCTGATATTCTGGGAGAGAATATGCAGTTGTCGCTTGTGCAGACACTACAGGCGGTGATGCAGGCACAGGAAAACGAGGATTATATATTGCTTGCAGATATTATAGAGATGCAGCTCCTGACCGATCTGGATATGATTCAGAATAACTTGCGGGATCAATTGGCTGTGTTTGATGATGAATCTGAAATCTGGGTGAAGAATATTGCATGGATAAATAAAGATACGAATCTGGTAGATACGGCTGTCCGGATTCAAGAGGTCTGCAAACGGCAGTCCGATGCGCTGGGACGAGAGATCTGGACGGAGCAGACAAATACGGGAGCTAAGACGCTTGCTGCGAAGGATGCGAGGGGCGTGTATTATTTTCATAGTAATGTTGATCCATATTATGAGGCACGGCTATTTGCAGATTGGTACTATACACCGGAAAAAAGGGAATACGTGGTATATGGTCTGGGACTTGGATATCACGTGGAAGCCCTTTTGGATATGGATGAATCGATTACAATCCGGGTTTTTGAACAGGATATCAAAGTAATCTATTATTTCCTGCGAAGCAGACTACAAAATAAGATATTAACGAATTCGCATATTGAGATAATGTACGATCCGGAATGGAAGGAATTTGCAAAAAACTTAGAGACGAATCCGGTTGTTGTGGTTCATTACCCGTCTTTACGCCATATCGGACAGAAAAATATTCGCGAACGGATGGAATATATGTTTATCCGCGATAGCGGGATTCGAAATCAGCATAATCTGATGGTGTCGAATTTTCGTGAAAACGAATTGCGTTGTATACATAATGTAGATGAATTGCAAGAACAATTTCAAGGGAAGCGAGCGGTGATTGTAGCGGCGGGACCATCCCTTGATCAAAATATAGATGCGTTAAAGCAAAAACCGTCGGATATATTGATAATCAGCGCGGGAACCGTTTTCCATAAGCTGATGCAATATGGTATAGGTGTCGATTACGTGATCGTATCCGATGCACAGCCGACGATTCGAGATCAGTTTTGCCGGGATTTTGATAGAAAAATACCGCTTCTGGTCTTGTCTACAGCCAGCAAGTGTGTGGCGACGGAATATGCCGGAGAAAAATATATCATCTATCAAAAGGACTATCCGTTGTCGGAGGATGCTGCACGCGTCAAACGATGCAATACCTATGAGACTGGCGGTTCGGTATCCACGACGGCACTTGATGTCTGTCTGCGATTGGGTTGTAAATCGGTTGCCTATATAGGATTGGATCTGGCGTATACGGAAAGCCGAAGACATGCGGCTGGAACGACAGGGGTAGAAAACATTGATACGACTGATATGAAACTGGTCGATGGATATGAGCTTGTAGATGTGGATAATATAAAACACATGCAGGTTGCATCCTCACATTTGTTCGATATGTATCGGCAGTGGATTGAGAAACGGGTTTCCAAAGCTTCCGTCCCTGTATTTGACGCAACCGAGGGTGGTTCGATTATCAAAGGGCTGGAAATCATAACATTGAAAGATTATTTGCAGAATAACTAA
- the pseI gene encoding pseudaminic acid synthase — MKKSMQIGKNYIGQGHPTYIVAEMSANHNMDFERAKAIIKAAAQAGADAIKIQTYTPDTITIESDKPAFRTKGIWEGRTLYELYGKAYTPWEWQEELQTYAHACGIDFFSSPFDLTAVDFLENLHVPAYKVASFEINDIPFIRKIAKTGKPIIMSTGIAYLEDIDLAVRTCLEEGNDQVILLKCISSYPAPYENMNLNVIPNMKDTFDCICGLSDHSMGTEIAVAAVALGAKVIEKHFTLCRADGGEDSQFSMEPQEFKSMVQQIRNVEKALGTVTYALNDAQIDSRIYSRSLFVVKDIKQGEVFTPENVRSIRPGIGMHTKHWDEILGKHARCDIEKGTPMDWKYVE; from the coding sequence GTGAAAAAATCAATGCAGATCGGTAAAAATTACATCGGACAGGGGCATCCAACCTATATTGTAGCGGAGATGTCAGCAAATCATAATATGGATTTTGAACGCGCGAAGGCAATTATAAAGGCAGCGGCGCAGGCTGGTGCAGATGCAATCAAGATTCAGACATATACACCAGATACAATTACGATCGAGAGTGATAAACCAGCCTTTCGAACAAAAGGAATCTGGGAAGGACGGACATTATATGAATTGTACGGAAAGGCATATACACCGTGGGAATGGCAGGAGGAGCTGCAGACCTATGCGCATGCGTGCGGGATTGATTTCTTTTCTTCTCCGTTTGATTTGACAGCGGTTGATTTCTTGGAAAATCTGCATGTACCGGCGTATAAGGTGGCATCCTTTGAGATTAATGATATTCCATTTATAAGAAAGATTGCAAAGACCGGGAAACCGATTATTATGTCCACAGGAATTGCGTATCTGGAGGATATTGATCTTGCGGTTCGGACATGTTTGGAAGAGGGAAATGATCAGGTGATTCTGTTAAAATGCATATCTTCTTATCCGGCACCTTACGAGAATATGAACTTGAATGTAATTCCGAATATGAAGGATACATTTGACTGCATATGCGGTCTGTCAGATCATTCGATGGGAACCGAAATTGCAGTTGCCGCAGTTGCGCTGGGAGCGAAAGTAATTGAGAAGCATTTTACCTTATGCAGAGCAGATGGCGGAGAGGATTCACAGTTTTCCATGGAACCACAGGAATTTAAGAGCATGGTACAGCAGATTCGAAACGTGGAGAAAGCGTTAGGGACTGTAACATATGCACTGAATGATGCGCAGATAGACAGCCGGATATATTCCCGATCCCTGTTTGTCGTGAAGGATATCAAGCAAGGGGAAGTATTCACTCCGGAAAATGTCCGGTCGATTCGCCCGGGGATTGGCATGCATACAAAGCATTGGGATGAAATTCTGGGAAAACACGCGCGATGCGATATTGAAAAAGGGACACCGATGGATTGGAAATATGTGGAGTAG
- the fliD gene encoding flagellar filament capping protein FliD, producing MAMRMTGLISGMDTESMVKELVSANSEKVNKIKQKKQDAEWKKEIWSGLNTKIYNFYKTQLSAFKTVSNYKTKKATVSDETKVSVKAGSGATNGTHSVSVEQTASSAYLTGDNIKKYGKTYTTYNDAGLSTKFEDMVDADGNSLNLKGQTISFSEGTETIEFVLGGEGENGVASLSELNEKLAANENFKGLSASIKDGKLTFGNATAKTNDSGDLVGTTFFVNADAFGLSGVISYNKDADGGNTKSVDFTAKVKQDFTSADISTSTKLADLGIKVGTTFSVNGQDFVVDDKSTIDDFTTALSKMGVSASFDAAQGRFYINASKTGAANDFNVTSSDSNALDILGLGSEATKVDARDAIIYYNNVKYTSDSNTMTINGMTITAKAKTDTAVNIEVAADTDAAYDNVKKFVKAYNELIDEMNKYYNEKDAGYDALTDDEKSKLSDTQIEKWEEKAKQGLLRRDDTLQTLLTNMRSTLNKGVTVTLADGSTRTMTLASIGIVTGDYSENGKLHILGDEDDEEYASQENKLRAALEGNDDLVSQIIGGTSENKGVGTQLYDYLRKSMTRIEGVRSTQTFYNDKTMDSEIDDYEDEIDKWEEKLQDLEDKYYNQFSKMESAMAKLQSQQSYLTSLFGG from the coding sequence ATGGCAATGAGAATGACAGGCCTCATATCCGGTATGGATACAGAGAGCATGGTTAAAGAGTTGGTTAGTGCCAATTCTGAAAAAGTAAATAAGATCAAGCAGAAAAAGCAGGATGCCGAGTGGAAGAAGGAGATCTGGAGCGGATTAAATACGAAGATCTACAACTTCTACAAGACGCAGCTTTCTGCATTTAAGACGGTCAGCAACTATAAGACGAAGAAAGCAACGGTCAGTGATGAGACAAAGGTATCCGTCAAAGCAGGTTCCGGTGCGACAAACGGTACTCATTCGGTATCTGTCGAGCAGACTGCATCGTCAGCCTATCTGACCGGTGATAATATCAAGAAGTACGGGAAAACGTATACCACGTATAATGATGCCGGACTGTCTACAAAATTTGAGGATATGGTAGACGCGGATGGAAATAGTCTGAATCTGAAAGGACAGACGATTTCGTTCTCCGAAGGAACGGAAACGATCGAATTTGTACTTGGTGGCGAAGGTGAAAATGGCGTTGCTTCACTTTCTGAATTGAACGAAAAGCTGGCTGCAAATGAGAATTTCAAGGGGCTTTCTGCAAGCATTAAGGATGGGAAGCTGACTTTTGGAAATGCAACAGCCAAGACAAACGATAGTGGAGACCTGGTCGGAACAACATTTTTTGTGAATGCAGATGCATTTGGATTGTCTGGCGTGATTAGCTATAATAAAGATGCAGATGGTGGGAATACAAAGAGTGTCGACTTCACAGCAAAGGTAAAGCAGGACTTTACAAGTGCAGATATCTCAACTTCAACGAAGCTTGCCGATCTGGGTATCAAGGTTGGAACGACATTCTCTGTAAATGGACAGGATTTCGTGGTGGATGATAAGTCGACCATTGATGATTTTACGACAGCACTTTCCAAGATGGGTGTCTCTGCCAGCTTCGATGCAGCACAGGGCAGATTCTATATCAATGCATCCAAGACCGGTGCAGCGAATGATTTCAATGTGACATCGAGCGACAGCAATGCACTCGATATCCTTGGACTTGGCAGCGAGGCAACCAAGGTGGATGCACGGGATGCGATCATCTATTATAACAATGTAAAATATACCAGCGACAGCAATACGATGACAATCAATGGCATGACGATCACAGCAAAGGCAAAGACAGATACGGCGGTCAATATTGAAGTGGCAGCCGATACGGATGCTGCGTATGACAACGTAAAGAAGTTCGTGAAGGCTTACAATGAGCTGATCGATGAGATGAATAAATACTACAACGAGAAGGATGCCGGATACGATGCTCTGACGGATGATGAGAAGAGTAAGCTGTCCGATACACAGATCGAGAAGTGGGAAGAAAAGGCGAAGCAGGGTCTGCTCCGCCGTGATGATACGTTGCAGACACTTCTTACCAATATGCGTTCTACATTGAACAAAGGTGTAACAGTGACATTGGCAGATGGTAGTACAAGAACTATGACACTGGCATCCATCGGCATTGTAACCGGTGATTATTCTGAAAATGGTAAGCTTCATATCTTGGGTGATGAAGATGACGAGGAATATGCTTCCCAGGAGAATAAACTGCGGGCAGCATTGGAAGGAAATGATGATCTGGTAAGCCAGATCATTGGTGGAACATCTGAGAACAAGGGTGTCGGTACGCAGTTGTATGATTATCTCAGAAAATCCATGACACGTATTGAAGGTGTGCGTAGTACACAGACCTTCTACAATGATAAAACGATGGACAGCGAGATTGACGATTACGAAGACGAAATCGACAAATGGGAAGAGAAGCTACAGGATTTAGAGGACAAGTATTATAACCAATTCTCCAAGATGGAGTCTGCAATGGCGAAGCTGCAGAGCCAGCAGTCGTATCTGACATCCCTGTTCGGCGGTTGA
- a CDS encoding flagellin N-terminal helical domain-containing protein — protein MVVQHNLQAANTNRMLGQNVKAVSKSTEKLSSGYQVNRAADDAAGLSISEKMRNQIRGINQAVKNSEDGVSLIQTAEGNMNEIHSILQRMGELATKAANDVNATEDRKAIADEMTELRNEIDSISSKAAFNGTKLLTGDFKSKFLQVGANAKENMEIAIKTMNTTALKLSKGDVSVSSHALASHAMSQISSAIKTVSAARSELGAKQNRLNYTINNLENYSENLTSAESQIRDTDMATEMTNYTKNNILQQAAQSMLAQANQSTQGVLSLLQ, from the coding sequence ATGGTAGTACAGCACAATTTGCAGGCAGCAAACACAAACAGAATGTTAGGTCAGAATGTTAAGGCGGTATCTAAGTCAACTGAGAAGTTGTCTTCCGGATATCAGGTTAACAGAGCCGCTGATGATGCAGCAGGTCTTTCCATCAGTGAGAAGATGAGAAATCAGATTAGAGGTATTAACCAGGCTGTTAAGAACTCTGAGGATGGTGTATCTCTGATCCAGACAGCAGAAGGTAATATGAACGAGATCCACAGCATCCTTCAGCGTATGGGTGAGCTTGCTACAAAGGCAGCCAACGATGTTAACGCTACAGAAGATCGTAAAGCAATCGCAGATGAGATGACTGAGCTTAGAAATGAGATCGATTCTATCTCTTCTAAGGCAGCATTCAACGGCACAAAGCTTTTGACAGGTGATTTCAAGAGCAAGTTCCTTCAGGTTGGTGCAAATGCAAAAGAAAACATGGAAATTGCAATTAAGACCATGAACACAACGGCCTTAAAATTGAGCAAAGGAGATGTTAGTGTATCTTCACATGCGTTGGCATCACATGCAATGTCACAGATTTCATCAGCAATCAAGACTGTATCAGCAGCTCGTTCAGAGCTTGGAGCTAAGCAGAACAGACTTAACTACACGATCAACAACCTTGAGAACTACTCAGAGAACCTGACATCTGCAGAGTCACAGATCCGTGATACAGATATGGCTACTGAGATGACAAACTACACGAAGAATAACATTCTTCAGCAGGCAGCTCAGTCTATGTTGGCTCAGGCAAATCAGTCTACACAGGGTGTACTTTCATTACTTCAGTAA